One region of Wyeomyia smithii strain HCP4-BCI-WySm-NY-G18 chromosome 3, ASM2978416v1, whole genome shotgun sequence genomic DNA includes:
- the LOC129728831 gene encoding uncharacterized protein LOC129728831 has product METRFTRRRPMRSPEEGAPTGAGPGTGDRASGQRLEDDEVQERPSRQRAQPVNYTQYRQGSDRLHPGNAAPANDAATDRRQSLTLAGRPRQRIMWTKEMNMYVIRCHYVCTRLETDMSGRSRMLDMFNERFPRYANQLDRNKLYTRRRAILTNNMLTAAELDTIKLEVQRELWSTGNRSSDMSRRSSVGLDLTVDMPVEEPAEELATPEPTVSLEQQLRDELAFHMDAAVTQFRGTDPLSRHRIPKLQYTYRLTNAVSILNRDILSQYSEVVQNLEELQCMVYCAAVAVVRTLGLRTYPQGNDESRTRPSKQKPAWMRRLESRVASLRAKIGRLTQYTRGSRSRRLVRQVAEIVKPAELRDLSEPNLTEILDTHVQRLSALAKRMRRYSECSKRKEQNRMFRTNEREFYNHIQNRNPDYSEGLPEIGEPQEAAQ; this is encoded by the exons ATGGAGACACGATTCACTAGAAGAAGACCCATGCGATCGCCCGAGGAGGGAGCCCCTACTGGAGCTGGTCCTGGAACGGGGGACAGAGCGAGCGGCCAGCGTCTGGAGGATGACGAGGTGCAAGAGCGGCCCTCCAGGCAACGGGCTCAGCCCGTAAACTATACGCAATACAGACAAGGCAGCGATAGACTTCACCCAGGCAATGCTGCACCTGCTAACGATGCTGCAACTGACCGCCGTCAGTCGCTCACTTTGGCAGGCCGCCCACGGCAGCGGATCATGTGGACGAAAGAGATGAACATGTACGTGATTCGTTGCCACTACGTTTGCACGAGATTGGAGACGGATATGTCTGGCAGGTCTAGAATGCTGGACATGTTCAATGAGCGGTTCCCACGATATGCCAACCAGCTTGATCGGAACAAGCTGTACACCCGACGACGAGCAATACTGACGAATAATATGCTCACAGCCGCCGAGTTGGACACAATCAAGCTGGAAGTGCAGAGGGAACTTTGGAGTACAGGGAACAGATCGAGCGATATGTCGAGAAGGAGTTCTGTTGGGCTGGATCTAACCGTAGACATGCCAGTAGAGGAGCCAGCAGAAGAGCTGGCTACTCCAGAACCAACAGTGAGCCTGGAACAACAGCTACGAGACGAACTAGCTTTCCATATGGATGCGGCGGTTACACAGTTTCGGGGAACGGATCCCTTATCCCGACACAGGATACCAAAGCTTCAGTATACCTACCGGCTGACGAATGCAGTAAGCATCCTTAACCGGGATATTCTGTCACAGTATTCGGAAGTCGTGCAGAACCTAGAGGAACTGCAGTGCATGGTGTATTGTGCAGCTGTAGCCGTCGTGAGAACGCTGGGATTGCGCACCTACCCCCAAGGTAACGACGAAAGTCGCACTCGCCCCAGCAAACAAAAGCCTGCATGGATGCGACGATTGGAATCCCGAGTTGCATCACTACGGGCAAAAATTGGTCGGTTAACGCAATACACCAGGGGGAGCCGATCAAGAAGGCTGGTTCGTCAAGTAGCTGAAATTGTTAAGCCCGCAGAGCTCCGTGATCTTAGTGAACCCAACCTCACAGAGATCCTCGACACCCACGTACAGCGGTTAAGTGCTCTTGCTAAACGGATGCGACGTTATAGTGAATGTTCGAAGCGGAAAGAACAAAATCGGATGTTCAGGACTAACGAACGAGAGTTCTACAATCACATTCAGAACAGAAATCCGGACTACAGCGAGGGACTCCCTGAGATTGGCGAA CCGCAGGAAGCAGCACAATAA